GCGGCGCCGAGCTGGTCTCGGTGATCGCCCAGGAGCGGCTGGCCGAGGTGGACCGCTCCCTGGTCCGGCGTGTCGCGGCCTACCGGGGCGGTTACCTCCCAGAGGAGCGCCGCGCCCTGGAGCGTGCCCTGCACTCCGGCGAGCTCCTCGGCCTCGCCGCCACCACGGCCCTGGAACTCGGTGTGGACATCGCCGGCCTGGACGCGGTCGTGATCGCCGGTTACCCGGGCACCCGGGCGTCCCTGTGGCAGCAGGCGGGCCGCGCGGGCCGTGCCGGACAGGGCGCGCTGGCGGTGCTGGTGGCCCGCGACGACCCGCTGGACACCTTCCTGGTGCACCACCCCGAAGCCCTGTTCGACCAGCCCGTGGAGTCCACGGTCCTCGATCCCGACAACCCCTACGTCCTCGCCCCGCACCTGTGCGCCGCCGCCGCCGAGATCCCGCTGACCGAGGAGGACCTGGATCTCTTCGGCCCCGCCTGCGCGGAGCTAATGCCGCAGCTGGAGGCCGCGAAACTGCTGCGCCGCCGCACGAGGGCGTGGCACTGGACGCGCCGGGAGCGGGCCGCCGACCTGACCGACATCCGCGGCGCGGGCGGCCGTCCGGTCCAGGTCGTGGAGGAAGGCACGGGCCGCCTGCTCGGCACCGTCGACGCGGGTGCCGCGCACTCCACGGTGCACGAGGGCGCGGTGCACCTGCACCAGGGCCGCACCTACCTGGTGCGCTCCCTCGATCTGGAGGACTCGGTCGCTCTGGTCGAGCAGGCCGACCCGCCGTACTCGACGGTCGCCCGCGACACCACCTCCGTCTCCGTCCTGAAGGCGGACACCGAGGTGCCGTGGGGAGCGGGCCGCCTGTGCTACGGCTCGGTCGAGGTCACCAATCAGGTGGTCTCCTACCTGCGAAGGCGGCTCATCACGGGTGAAGTGCTGGGCGAGACGAAACTCGACCTCCCGCCCCGTACGCTGCGTACGCGTGCGGTGTGGTGGACGGTCACCGAGGACCAGCTGGACGAGGCCCGCATCATCCCGGAGATCCTCGGCGGCTCCCTGCACGCCGCCGAACACGCCTCGATCGGAATGCTGCCCCTCTTCGCGACCTGCGACCGCTGGGACATCGGTGGCGTGTCCGTCCCCCTGCACCCGGACACGCTGTTGCCCACGGTCTTCGTCTACGACGGCCACCCCGGCGGGGCGGGCTTCGCCGAGCGCGCCTTCCACACCGCCCGGGCCTGGCTGTCCGCCACCCGCGAGGCCATCGCCTCCTGCGAGTGCGAGGCGGGCTGCCCGTCGTGCATCCAGTCCCCCAAGTGCGGCAACGGCAACGACCCACTGCACAAGAGGGGCGCGGTACGACTCCTCACGGTCCTGCTGCGCGGGGCTCCGGAGGAAGAACCGGGCGGGGGGCCGACGGGGTCGTGACAGGTGTGACGCGGGAGGAGACGGGAGGTAGGGGTTGGCGGGGGTGCGGTGAGGCCGTAGGGGCGGTCCGCTGCGGCCGGAGGCTGCGGGGTCGAACAGACGAGTCCGGGCGGTCGAGGCGGGCGCGGGCCGGCTGCGGGCCGCGACCGGGATCCGGGACCGGCTGAGGCAGGCTCCGGGGGGCCGGACCGGCGCCCACCGGCTCCGGAACCTGCTTGCTGCCCCGGGCTCAGACAGCCTGGAGCGGGACCAGAGTGGCGCGGATCAGCGCCCGAGTGGCACGGAAGCGGCCAGGTCCAGCGGTTCGGAGGCATCCGGTGGTGCCGGTGGTGCCGGTCCCGGTGGGCCGGCTCTCGCCCTGACCCGGGCCTCGAACGGCCCCCTGCCCGAGGCCACCGTCACGTCCGAGACCTCGCCCACGAGCGAGCACCGCACCAGTCGCCCCTTCTGCGCCCTCGCAACCCGCTGGGCCCGGGCGCAGGCCCCCGTGGCGCCCTCACTCCAGTGGTCC
This is a stretch of genomic DNA from Streptomyces sp. TG1A-8. It encodes these proteins:
- a CDS encoding DEAD/DEAH box helicase → MAFNHLPAGVHDALAPLSVTPVTHSVPMAKNHRSDGSPANPASRPSPGTVLDRLAAGPSRSARITHTEHLPPRAGRHALWPDRIRPEVIEALRSCGIEHPWEHQALAAEHALDGDSVVVATGTASGKSLAYLVPVLSALLDGSQAPNGRGATALYLAPTKALAADQCRSVRELSQPLGTAVRPAVYDGDTPFEEREWVRQYANYVLTNPDMLHRGVLPSHPRWASFLKALRFVVVDECHTYRGVFGSHVAQVLRRLRRLCARYGASPVFLLASATAAEPAVAARRLTGLPVVEVADDASPRGELVFALWEPPLTELHGERGAPVRRTATAETADLLTDLTVQGVRSVAFVRSRRGAELVSVIAQERLAEVDRSLVRRVAAYRGGYLPEERRALERALHSGELLGLAATTALELGVDIAGLDAVVIAGYPGTRASLWQQAGRAGRAGQGALAVLVARDDPLDTFLVHHPEALFDQPVESTVLDPDNPYVLAPHLCAAAAEIPLTEEDLDLFGPACAELMPQLEAAKLLRRRTRAWHWTRRERAADLTDIRGAGGRPVQVVEEGTGRLLGTVDAGAAHSTVHEGAVHLHQGRTYLVRSLDLEDSVALVEQADPPYSTVARDTTSVSVLKADTEVPWGAGRLCYGSVEVTNQVVSYLRRRLITGEVLGETKLDLPPRTLRTRAVWWTVTEDQLDEARIIPEILGGSLHAAEHASIGMLPLFATCDRWDIGGVSVPLHPDTLLPTVFVYDGHPGGAGFAERAFHTARAWLSATREAIASCECEAGCPSCIQSPKCGNGNDPLHKRGAVRLLTVLLRGAPEEEPGGGPTGS
- a CDS encoding Rv3654c family TadE-like protein — protein: MSRVFGRADSDRGSATVWSLGVIAVLCVVFGVVLALGQAVVVRHRAAGGADLAALAGADHWSEGATGACARAQRVARAQKGRLVRCSLVGEVSDVTVASGRGPFEARVRARAGPPGPAPPAPPDASEPLDLAASVPLGR